Below is a genomic region from Dechloromonas denitrificans.
TCGATCCTTCGACACTCGATACCAAGGGAATCGCCAAGTACGCTGCGCCGGGCCAGATGCAGTCGACCGCCGACTTCCTGATGAACATCATTCCGACCAGCGTGGTTGACGCTTTTGCCAAGGGCGACATGCTGCAGGTCCTGTTTTTCTCGATCCTGTTCGGTTACTCGATGCATGCCTTTGGTGAGCGGGGCAAGCCGGTTTTCGAATTGATCGAAAAACTGTCGCATGTGCTGTTCGGCATTGTCGGTGTGATCATGAAAGTGGCCCCGATCGGTGCGTTTGGTGCGATGGCTTATACCATCGGCAAGCATGGTGTCGGCAGCCTGACCCAACTGGCCAGTCTGATGGGTGCTTTCTACCTGACCTGCGTGATCTTTATCTTTGGCGTGCTGGGCAGTATTGCTGCATTCCATGGCTTCTCGATCATCAAGCTGATCAAGTACATCAAGGAAGAGCTGTTCCTGGTGCTCGGCACCTCTTCTTCGGAATCTGCTTTGCCGCGTCTGATGGCCAAGATGGAAAATGCCGGCGCTGAAAAATCGGTCGTCGGTCTGGTTGTACCGACCGGCTACTCCTTCAATCTTGATGGCACCTCGATCTATCTGACGATGGCTGCCGTCTTCATTGCCCAGGCAACCAACACTCCCCTGGATTTGCAGCATCAGATCACTTTGCTGGTCATTTTGCTGCTCACCTCAAAAGGTGCCGCTGGCGTTACAGGGAGTGGCTTCATCGTTCTGGCGGCAACCTTGTCTGCCGTCGGTACCGTGCCAGTGGCCGGTCTGGCCCTGATTCTGGGTATCGACCGTTTCATGTCCGAAGCCCGTGCGCTGACCAACTTCATTGGTAACAGCGTAGCCACGCTGGTTGTTGCCAAGTGGTGCAAGGCGCTGGATGCCGAAAAGCTCAATGCCGTGCTTAATGGTGAAACGCAGGATGAGGCCGACTACCCCGAACTGGTGCTGGATGATAACGATATCCCGCCGATTCCTCATAGTCCGCGCCCGATTGTCGAGCACCACTAAGACATTCAAGCGTCAGAAAAACCGCCGGCTGGTCCGGCGGTTTTTTTATGCCTGAAATTTGCGTGGCAGCAGGATGTTGTGGATAACCACAATACGCGGCGGTTATCTATTTAGTAATAATTTCACTCAGTTGCAAATCTGAATGCAGCGTTAGTTAACCCCTGGAGGAGAAAAACATGAAAATTTCAAAACTGATGATCGGGCTGTTTGCCGGTATGGTCTCGATTGCCGCTTATGCCCAGCAGCCGATCGTGATCAAGTTCAGCCACGTTGTGGCTGCCGATACGCCGAAGGGCAAGGCCGCCGAAATGTTTGCCAAGAAGGCTGGCGAACTGACCAAGGGCAAGGTCAAGGTTGAGGTTTATGCCAACTCAACCTTGTACAAGGACAAGGAAGAGATGGAGGCGTTGCAACTGGGTGCCGTCCAGATGCTGGCGCCGTCGCTGGCCAAGTTTGGCCCGCTGGGTGTCAAGGAATTCGAAGTCTTCGACTTGCCGTTTATCTTCAGTGACTACGATGCGCTGCGCAAGGTGACCAATGGCGCCGTCGGCAAGCAACTGCTGGCCAAGCTTGAACCCAAGGGTATTCGCGGTCTGGGGTATTGGGACAACGGTTTCAAGTCCTTCTCGCTGAACACGCCGATCAAGACCCCGGCTGATCTGAAAGGCAAGAAACTGCGCATTCAGTCCTCCAAGGTGCTCGAAGAGGAAGTGCGTGCGCTTGGCGGTCTGCCGCAGGTGATGGCTTTCTCCGAG
It encodes:
- a CDS encoding dicarboxylate/amino acid:cation symporter; its protein translation is MAKKAVYKSLYFQVIIAIIIGVSLGHFYPETGAAMKPLGDGFIKLIKMIIAPIIFCTIVVGIAGMEDMKKVGKTGGLAVLYFEVVSTIALIIGLIVVNFWQPGVGMNVDPSTLDTKGIAKYAAPGQMQSTADFLMNIIPTSVVDAFAKGDMLQVLFFSILFGYSMHAFGERGKPVFELIEKLSHVLFGIVGVIMKVAPIGAFGAMAYTIGKHGVGSLTQLASLMGAFYLTCVIFIFGVLGSIAAFHGFSIIKLIKYIKEELFLVLGTSSSESALPRLMAKMENAGAEKSVVGLVVPTGYSFNLDGTSIYLTMAAVFIAQATNTPLDLQHQITLLVILLLTSKGAAGVTGSGFIVLAATLSAVGTVPVAGLALILGIDRFMSEARALTNFIGNSVATLVVAKWCKALDAEKLNAVLNGETQDEADYPELVLDDNDIPPIPHSPRPIVEHH
- a CDS encoding TRAP transporter substrate-binding protein → MKISKLMIGLFAGMVSIAAYAQQPIVIKFSHVVAADTPKGKAAEMFAKKAGELTKGKVKVEVYANSTLYKDKEEMEALQLGAVQMLAPSLAKFGPLGVKEFEVFDLPFIFSDYDALRKVTNGAVGKQLLAKLEPKGIRGLGYWDNGFKSFSLNTPIKTPADLKGKKLRIQSSKVLEEEVRALGGLPQVMAFSEVYQALQTGVVDGTENPISNLYTQKMHEVQKHLTLTEHGYLGYAVIVNKKFWDGLPADVRGQLEDAMEQATRYANQIAKVENDSSLEAVKKSGKTTVYVPTKEERLAFKKALVPVHQKMEGRVGKDVIQAVYKDTGFKPDSL